In Mongoliitalea daihaiensis, one DNA window encodes the following:
- a CDS encoding 4-hydroxy-3-methylbut-2-enyl diphosphate reductase — translation MIVTIDKNSGYCFGVEFAIKMAEDEMEASDKLYCLGDIVHNDMEVKRLADKGLVIIDRDQLQELSDCKVLIRAHGEPPETYKMAIENNIELIDASCPVVLKLQHRVKTAFDKMEKERGQIVIYGKKGHAEVIGLTGQTLEKAIVVMEDKDLDKIDYTKPVTLFSQTTKSTKGFYELKEKIEERIKAVKGSLTEVDFNANDSICRQVSNREPQLSKFAAENDVIVFVSGKKSSNGKALYQVCKSVNPQSYFVENENELEPCWFENQGTVGICGATSTPMWLMEQVKTHIEKLEHDFAV, via the coding sequence ATGATAGTAACCATAGATAAAAATTCAGGCTATTGTTTTGGGGTAGAATTTGCCATCAAAATGGCTGAAGACGAGATGGAGGCTTCTGACAAACTATATTGTCTGGGCGACATAGTCCACAATGATATGGAGGTCAAAAGACTTGCCGATAAAGGTTTGGTAATCATAGACCGCGATCAATTGCAAGAGTTGAGTGACTGCAAAGTCTTGATACGAGCGCACGGCGAGCCACCGGAAACTTACAAAATGGCCATTGAAAATAATATTGAGCTAATCGATGCGTCTTGTCCCGTTGTGTTGAAATTGCAACATAGAGTAAAGACTGCATTTGATAAAATGGAGAAGGAAAGGGGTCAGATTGTAATTTATGGAAAAAAAGGTCATGCAGAAGTGATTGGTCTGACCGGGCAAACCTTGGAGAAAGCCATTGTTGTGATGGAAGATAAGGATTTGGATAAAATCGATTATACTAAGCCTGTGACTCTTTTTTCACAAACCACAAAAAGCACCAAAGGCTTCTATGAGCTGAAAGAAAAAATTGAAGAGCGGATCAAGGCAGTGAAAGGGAGTTTAACAGAAGTTGATTTCAATGCGAACGATTCCATTTGCAGGCAAGTTTCCAATCGTGAACCGCAATTATCAAAGTTTGCAGCAGAAAACGATGTGATCGTTTTTGTTTCTGGAAAGAAAAGCTCTAATGGTAAAGCTTTATATCAGGTGTGTAAGTCTGTCAATCCGCAAAGTTATTTTGTGGAAAATGAAAATGAACTAGAGCCATGTTGGTTTGAGAATCAAGGAACTGTGGGTATCTGTGGAGCTACATCCACTCCCATGTGGTTGATGGAACAAGTGAAGACACATATAGAGAAGCTGGAGCACGATTTTGCTGTGTAG
- the cmk gene encoding (d)CMP kinase, with product MNKIVIAIDGYSGCGKSSTAKAVAKKLGYTYIDSGAMYRSATLHFLDHSVDIHNPQEVNAHLDQLNIRFKINPDTGYQETYLNDRNVEQDIRNMRVSNYVSEVSTIKAVREALVAQQQELGKEKGVVMDGRDIGTVVFPKAELKVFMTANLEVRALRRQKELEEKGQIVVLEDIIKNLADRDQTDSNRKESPLMKAEDAVEIDTSNLKFEEQVDKIVQVAQEVLGKIK from the coding sequence ATGAATAAGATTGTAATAGCGATAGATGGGTATTCAGGCTGTGGTAAAAGTTCAACTGCCAAGGCAGTGGCTAAAAAGCTTGGGTATACCTACATCGATAGTGGTGCAATGTATCGCTCTGCCACTTTGCATTTTTTAGATCATTCCGTAGATATTCACAATCCGCAGGAAGTCAATGCTCATTTAGATCAATTGAACATCCGTTTTAAGATCAATCCAGACACTGGCTATCAGGAAACATACCTTAATGACAGAAACGTAGAGCAGGATATTAGAAACATGCGGGTGTCTAATTACGTGTCAGAAGTAAGTACTATTAAAGCTGTTAGGGAAGCCTTGGTTGCTCAACAGCAGGAACTTGGTAAGGAAAAAGGTGTTGTTATGGATGGGAGAGACATTGGCACAGTGGTCTTTCCTAAGGCTGAATTAAAAGTTTTTATGACTGCTAATTTGGAGGTGAGGGCTTTGCGTAGACAAAAGGAGTTGGAGGAAAAGGGTCAGATAGTCGTTCTGGAGGATATCATTAAAAATCTGGCTGATCGAGATCAAACGGATTCCAATAGAAAAGAAAGTCCTTTGATGAAAGCTGAGGATGCGGTGGAGATTGACACTAGCAATCTTAAGTTTGAAGAACAAGTGGATAAAATAGTACAAGTAGCCCAAGAAGTTTTGGGAAAGATAAAGTAG